DNA sequence from the Tachysurus vachellii isolate PV-2020 chromosome 16, HZAU_Pvac_v1, whole genome shotgun sequence genome:
CCACTAATCTGCCCATTGCATGTCCCTTTATGAGCTGGATCAGGTGTGACATTGAACTTGAACAAGTTCACATTGAGCACTGAACTTGAAACTGTGCATGAAGGCCATACATTTAATAGTATGTACTTAGTAAATGCTGCCATCTAGTGTTTAcatcaaaatgaatgaattattcgTTGTGAATCAATTGCTAAGTACATGTTAACTGAGACTGCAAATGTTCTATATTCTAggcaaatgtaattaaaaataacagctaCAATCAGCtagaaacacgcacacacacacgcacgcacgcacgcacacacacacacacacacacacactttaacccAGCTCACCTTTTGTCAAGTTGCTCCACAGCTTCTGCAGGAAAGAAGTTCCAAAGCAGATCAAAGCGGTTCCATTATTTCCCTTTaccgatcagtgattggtcgcCGAAACTCCTAATCCAGCCAATAAGATTCCAGGTTTCTGCGCCTCGCGACAGACGCACATGACAGTCATAGTGATGGTTGTCCTCCGTTTGttatttttccccctttgtGATGTGAAAATGTCTCCAAATCAGATGCAATGCACATGACATTTGTTTCTATCATGACCGCCGAGCCCAAAGACAGCAACAGGGAGCGACAAGTCAAGTCAGGATTAAGCCACAATGTTCTGTTGCTTACAGTTAGACTTTGCTAAAAGTATAACTTGGGCTTCTATAGCTGCCGAATAGGcctatctaatctaatctaatctaatctaatccaatCTAATCTAGTTTAATCTACTCCAATCCAATCTAatccaatctaatctaatctaatctcgtGTTTCTATTTAGGCTACATTACTTGGTCGGCGTTATGTAGAAAGCAGCAACATTAAAAGCAACCTGGTGTTGTCTATCAGAAAAAAGAACTTAAGGCAGAACGTTATGCACGTCCAAAACACATACTACTGTACAAAAATAGATGATGATAGCATATATAGACTACTAGTTAGTAAAGTAGTACAGTTTTGGACGTAGCCAATGCCTGATGTCAGAAGATTCAGGACAGTCTGGaaggttgctatagaaacacttCCGTCTCCAAAGAATGTCTgagaacatctctctctctctcctccctctctctgtctctatccccccccctctctatgtctcccccctctctatctctcccccccctctctctgtgtctctctacaccccccccccctaCCCCCAccacctctcactctctctctatctctctctctctctctcttgtccaaTAGATGGCACTCTAGGTTTAGAAACGCTTGGTTTTGGTAAAGCTGCACATTTTGCCATCTTCACAACCAAAACCCTGGCTGTTGCTAATTCCATTTGAAATGGAATCATAGGCCTAAATTCTAGATGCTTTTGGCTTAGCTATACACCTATATATTTGGATTCGGATCAATTAAAATACAGGGGAAATTAAGTGTAAACGGCGATTAAAACCTGTTTTGAAATGGGAAGAAATGTATTTAAGATGTCAGCTGTATAGGGAAAGTGCTGGTCGATAAGTGCCTACTGATACTTAATCACATAATTAATCACACCTGAACTTTACAGCCatggaagaaaaacaagaaggaGCAACACGAGTGACCTCCTTACAGTCGCCAGgcgtaaaaaatatatatataataataataataaaaaatataacttgATTTAGATATATTGGTCCTGTTCGCTTTGTTCCGAATATTTAAATcatatgtaaacttttaaacCCCAGATAAAGCGAAGcctaataaattatttattactaagAAAACATGAGTAAAGTGCTATTCTGCGAGGTTGGGCTTGGTTCTTTAGCCTAGTTGTTTTCATAAATAATTATACTTTGAGGCTAAAGATGCAGtctcttctttttaaatattgatgACCACAAGCATGGAAGACAGTTttaaggaagagagaaagaaagaaagaaagaaagaaagaaagaaagaaagaaagaaagaaagaaagaatgaaagaaagaaaccatcCCGTTTCCGTGTCCTCGTCTTATAAATCCTCTTCTAatgagtttttaaatgaaaatgactcCGTGTTGCGCGCAGGATGCTTGTATAATCAGAGCTCAATAACCGGATGTAATCAAGCTGGAGCGCAGAATGAGGAATTGTGCTCACAGAAATGCGCCTTTTTGTTTGGTTgtcactttttttgtgtttgtgttttacaaTCATACATCTGTGAGTTTCCCAGTGTAGGTTTTATGGGGGCTGCAGTTTGTGTACTTGATTGAGTCCACGTCTTCTGACTCCAGATAGTCCGATTTGGAGAGGGAAGGCTTGCTCTCGCTCCTGCCGAATTCGCCGTAGCCAGGCTGCTGCTGGGGCTGCTGACCACATGTAACGTGTGTGTACTGAAGCTGCTCCTCGTGCTCTGTCTCCCGGTGGTAGAAGTAGTTAAAGTTGGACACGATCACGGGTACAGGCAGTGCGATGGTGAGCACACCGGCGATTGCGCACAGCGAGCCCACTATCTTGCCTCCGATGGTCACAGGGCACATATCTCCATAACCCACAGTGGTCATGGAGACTACGGCCCACCAGAAGGCGTCCGGGATGCTGCTGAAGCCTGACTCGGGGTCGTCCGTCTCAGCAAAGTACACTGCGCTGGAGAAGAGGATGACACCaataaagaggaagaagatCAAAAGGCCAAGCTCGCGCATGCTCGCCTGCAGCGTCTTGCCCAAGATCTGAAGGCCTTTGGAGTGGCGCGAGAGCTTAAAGATGCGGAATACGCGCACGAGCCGGATAACACGCAGGATAGCCAATGACATGGCCTGCTGCCCGTTGCCTTGGTGCTCGGCAAGCTCAAGTCCGAGTGTGATGAAGTACGGCATGATTGCCACCACATCGATAGTGTTCATTATGTTTTTGAAAAATGCCGCCTTGCTTGGGCACGCCAAAAAGCGCACGACCAGCTCGAAGGAGAACCAAATGATGCACAGCGTCTCCACGATGAAAAACGGGTCTGTGAACGGATTCGGTCTCTTCATGCTCACCGTGCCGTTCAGCGGGAGGTGCTCGTCGTACGACCTGGTGTCCTCCCTGAACTCGGGCAACGTTTCCAGGCAAAAGATGACGATGGAGATCAATATCACGAGCACAGAGACGATTGCGATCCCTCTGGCTGGTCCTGAACTCTCTGGGTATTCAAACAAGAGCCACACTTGTCTCTGGAACTCGTTCTCCGGTAACGGGCGCTCCTCCTCTTTAATGAAACCCTCGTCCTCTTTGAAATTCTCAATCACCTCTTCGCCGAGCTCGTAAAACTTGATTTCCTCCATGAAGATGTCCACGGGCACGTTGACAGGTCTCCGAAGTCTCCCGCCTGATTGATAGTAATAGAGGATGGCATCAAAGCTCGGCCGATTGCGGTCGAAGAAGTATTCATTCCTGAGCGGGTCGAAGAAGCGCATTCGCTTTCTAGGGTCGCCGAGGAGAGTGCATGGGAACTGGGCGAGCGTCTTGAGCTGCGTCTCGAAGCGCAGGCCTGAGATGTTGATGACCACCCGCTCGCAGCACTCCTGGTCCGCCCTCTCAGGCTCGTAAGCGTCGTGACAGAGAGCGGCCAAGGCCACGGTCTCGTCCAGGTTCTCCCCTGGCACTACAGTCATCTTTTTCTCAGCGCCCCTAATCAGGGAGACACTGCTCGGTGCCTGCTCCTATAGCCTCGCCGGTTCGGTGCGCGCTTTAGGTCTGCGTTGTGTCTTCTCGAAAGAACCACAGGGGTTctgctctgtctctcctctctgctTCTTCTCTGTCTTCCTCCCTGTTTTTCTCCCCGACTCGCTTTTTCAAACCGTCATTGTTTTCTCACGCATTTCTTACCGCACCGGTAAACACGCGCGCGCTCTTTGTCCCCCGCTGCCTCCGCGCGCTGGCGGTCTGGACTGCTCCTGGCTGGCTGTTGTCACACGCGCAGCATTAATAAGTAGCATCTCATTGCCCTCCCCAGACTGACGTGCGCAGACGCTCTTGCTGAACCAGAGGGGCAAGCACTAACCAAATTCCAAATATACACTCAACCATATTTCACCAAAAACACGGCGTGATTAAAACAAGAACAACTTCTTCAGCAAGAACATAGTAAAAATACAGCACATGTATTCTTTTAAAATGCAtgaaatttgcagatttcaCAAAATATTAAAGTCACTGagagttttaatgtttttttacctGTTGCACAGAtcgttctttaaataaataatcggATTTAAGACTTTCAGACGCGTTTCTAGTATGTGAAGGTTTTTCTCCCAAGCACAAAATCATGTCCACTCTGCACAAGGCTCTTCAAGAATGATCTGATCGTTGGTTACTTTTCACGGTCACTTCAAGATTCAAGTGAGCGTGTGTGCTTTATGGAACGCCAAATGGACCAAACGCATGGCGAATTCAGAGCAAATTTTGAAGTACTTTAAGCTATGTCTCAAGTGTCACTATATGCTGGGCATGTTATTTGCTACACCTTCTAgatgagtgtgtacagtaataCCTGATTTTGCACAGACAAATAACGTCTCAATATTATGACTTAACGATTGAAGATTTTGTCTGAAAATCCCTTTTCTATTAAgacaaatcaagtcaagaagtttttattataatactaaccacatatagctgatgcagtacaaattgaaataaaacaaacgttCTCCAGGACCACTGTgccacataaaacaacacagagctacataaaagtaaagagctttataaaacattacagaacTAATGAAAGTAATTTGTCCTAGCCATATAAAATGCTttgtgtgcaacctagtgcaaacagtgcaagacaaactATATTGTCGTCTCTTTCTGTTGTCCCATTCACTCGATATACTGCCTAATTTTTTGGAGACATGAAAGAAACACCCCCAGACCATGTGATTATATGGAAATAATGAATGTCCAGGGGTGGGATGTAGTACAAATGCTACAACAACCCTTAAGCTTTTCGTTTACTCatttaattaatgttattttgCTTACtacacagcaatttgccagtgatagcaatatttaatttattaatgagtgATATGTcactctttttttaaaagtttctgGTGAgatttaataattgttaaagaGACAATTtggttcctgttctcacttatgttatagtCATGATAAACATCTGATGATTATTCCCTCACCAGTGTCCTTCTAAAAAGTAAACTAATTCAAAAATGAGTTACAAAAATGCTGCATTAGAAACCATGTAACCACAAAACATGTAGCATTGTTATATGTACACATGACTTTCTTTGTTAATTtccaaaaatatgaaatttcCTACATTCACAATTTCATAACTATCAGCATGTCAACAAAAATAGTGCAGGAAACGTATGAATTCTGTCTTTTATTCAAAGAAATTGACACAGTTATACTTCCAGGAAAAAGTTGCAGGAACTTGACTTTATCAAATGACATTAAGTAAAATTTTGCGTATATAAAACTCAATCACACAGAAAGATTATTTGATTTAcaactttttaaaaaacttcTTCTTAGTTTAAAATGGTTAACAATCGAAGTAAACACTGTGTGATTAATTTACTAAAGTAATTATGTACTAACTAGAACAATTGCATCAGCTGGCTGACCTTTGCAAACTTTTGTTGAATGCCATCTCAATGTTCATCTCAATTAAATCCAGCTAATAAGATAATTATTACATATGTATTGCTTATTaaagaaaacactgaaacaaGGCATGACAGGAATGGAGAATGTAATTTTTAAGATATGATATGTGCAGATTTGGAGAGGGTTGAGCAATTATGTTTGCATAGAGTCTATGTAAACACCAACAGAGCACAAAGGTTCTGTTTAAAGCAGAGTTATGCTGGAACTCCTAGTGGAAAGTAATGTTGAAAGTCATCAGACGTGGATAGATGTTAAatagtgtgtatgttagtgtataaACTGTGCCATGTGTGCAGGATTGTGCCTACACAGTTGACATTTTGGGCCATGGAATAGCTGACGGTACAATAAATGCTTCCAGAAATGTACCATTTGTGCATAAAATTGTGCCTATGCTACTGGCATTGGAAATAGTAACTCCCATATAACATATAATCCATTACGTACAGCGTGTCAGTTATTATATCATGCCTTACATGCAGTGCACTTAAATAGGGAGACATTTGCAATTCATCCAGTGATGTGTAGGCCAAGTAGAGAAGAGCGACTTAAGCAAAGGCCAAGTGAggctgcaggttttcattccagcaAAACAGCAGCCAAACCTGGATTGTTCAATGGAGGCATTTGTCAACTCACAAAACAAATGGAACCAACGTGTCTTGGAACGTTTGTGCGAATCAAATAGCCCTCTTCTATATTTACAGTAAGTGTTTCCTACATTAGGTGTCTCAAACTGTAAAGTATTATGAAACTATGACGTCACTGTTAATCAAACTGtcagtaatgtaaatgtaaattcagtTGTTCACTTGAGCATTTGAGAATTGATTTACACACAATCAATGAGGATTTAGTACTAAATGATCAGTATGCAGACCTTAAAAATAACTTAAACGCAATCGAGAGTTTGTGAAGGAGTTGCACATACACGGCTGAGTTTGAATAAAACAGAGGGGTTGTGTTTTTGAGCTTGGACCCTGGACATTTGTCTTGATATTAGCTTGAATTTAGTCTAGTCAGACATAAAATCTGCTTACTAGAACTATAAAATGTTATGCTGAAAATACACTCAAAACAGTGGAATGACATTTGAGgacatattaaatacataaatatgatctattcattaattaatagaATTGTCTatttaaagtaaacaataaGATTGTTTTTCCTGGAGGACATTGGAAGAGACAGCATATTAAACTTAAGACATTATTAATCTGAAGGACtgaattttttaatcaataaagtGGTGAATTAATATAAAGAAAGCAATGGGTTAAGCAAGTGTGGCATACACATTGATCAAAGAAGTACATTGATCAGGATAGATATTATAGTAAACAGTGTGCAAGCCGTTGTATAACACAGGCAATATGACCAGGATTGCTAACAGTTTGGACCATGGAAAAGCTGACAGGAAAATAA
Encoded proteins:
- the LOC132859274 gene encoding shaker-related potassium channel tsha2-like; protein product: MTVVPGENLDETVALAALCHDAYEPERADQECCERVVINISGLRFETQLKTLAQFPCTLLGDPRKRMRFFDPLRNEYFFDRNRPSFDAILYYYQSGGRLRRPVNVPVDIFMEEIKFYELGEEVIENFKEDEGFIKEEERPLPENEFQRQVWLLFEYPESSGPARGIAIVSVLVILISIVIFCLETLPEFREDTRSYDEHLPLNGTVSMKRPNPFTDPFFIVETLCIIWFSFELVVRFLACPSKAAFFKNIMNTIDVVAIMPYFITLGLELAEHQGNGQQAMSLAILRVIRLVRVFRIFKLSRHSKGLQILGKTLQASMRELGLLIFFLFIGVILFSSAVYFAETDDPESGFSSIPDAFWWAVVSMTTVGYGDMCPVTIGGKIVGSLCAIAGVLTIALPVPVIVSNFNYFYHRETEHEEQLQYTHVTCGQQPQQQPGYGEFGRSESKPSLSKSDYLESEDVDSIKYTNCSPHKTYTGKLTDV